The following is a genomic window from Moorella sp. Hama-1.
GAAGCAGTTACCTCCCATCACGCCTGCCGCCTGGGCCGCTGGTACGACGCCGAGGCCAACCCGGCTGTAACCAATCATCCCGCCTTCCGCGAGCTGGATGCACCCCACCGCCAGGTCCACGACCTGGCGCGGCAGATCGTCCAGGCCGCCCGGTCCGGCGACCGGGATACTGCCAGTCGGTTGCAGCAGCAACTGGGGTCCGCCTCCCACCAGGTTATCGACCTGCTGGGCCAGCTCCAGGAGCAGGTGGCATTAAAGAAAATAAGCGCTTAAAACAAAAGCCTGGTAAGTTCCAGGCTAGAGCTAGCAGGTCCGTTTAGGAGTAGCCAGGTTTTCGAGTAAGAGCATACTGAGCATACTCAAAACTCTTGACAACAACCGGAAACTGGTGGATAATAAAGGTAAGAAAGGGAACGCTAAGAACCGAGCCTGGTGAGGCCCCACCATACGGGGTTCATGTAAGGCCCTTGATGCTGCTCCTACAGCATCAAGGGTTTTTCACTACTTCCGCAGCATGGTGATAGCTATAACCAGGGTTAGGAGGGACAGGATAGTTCCGATGATTTGAAGCATCGCGGATACTGTAACCATCGGTCCCACCTCCCTTCAGGTTAATACCCCGGCAGGTGGGACCTTTCCCCGGTTTTAGACGTTCCCTGTATTTATTTTACCTTATTCTACATAGTTTGCCAATAAAAATTTCTACTAAGCACCTTCCTCCCACCCCAGCTGGAAGGCTTTTTTATTTACCTCCAGAAATCTCCCTGGCACTGAAGAGGCCAGGGCCGCTTCCCAGGCCGCCCGGCTGATGGGCAGCCGCCGCGCCAGGGCGCCCATGAGGACCATATTAACAGCTTTGACGTTGCCGGCCCGGCGGGCTAGATCCAGGGCGTCCAGGGCCAGGGTATGCTTAACCAGCCGGCCCATCTCCCCCACCAGGTCCTCCGGGTAGGTAGCCGCACCGGTGAGGACGGGGAGGGGCGGCAGCTCCTGATCGTTGACAATCAGCCAGCCGTCGGCCCGCAGGTAGGGCAGCCAGCGCCGCGCCTCCAGCTTTTCAAAGGCTACCATGAAATCGGCCGTACCGGGAGCCATGACCGGGGCGAAGACCCGGGGGCCGAAACGCACCTGGGTCACCACGCTGCCGCCCCGCTGGGCCATGCCGTGGATATCGGAAACTTTGACCTCGCCCCCCAGGGAAAGGGCCGCCCGGGAGAGGACGCGGCCGGCGAGGATGGTTCCCTGGCCGCCGACACCGACCAGCAGGACGTTGATTACATCTTCAGGCATCTTCTTCACCCGCCTTCCTGATAGCCTCAGCCGGGCACACCCGGGCGCAGAGGCCGCAGCCGTTGCACTGGACCAGGTCAATAACCGCCTGCTCGCCGTTAAAGGAGAGGGCCGGGCAACCCAGGTCCAGGCAGTACCGGCAGGCCAGGCAGGCCTCCGGGTCGACGGTATAAACGGCTTCCTTCTCCTTCTTTAGAAGCGCGCAAGGCTGGCGGGCGATAATCACCGACGGCTCCCGGGCCGCCGTTTCCTCCTGGATGGCCCTTTCCACCGCCTCCAGGTCGTAGCTGTCCACCACCTGCACCCGCCGTACCCCCAGGCCGCGGGCGATTTGTTCCAGGTCGGCCTTCGGGGCCGGCTGGTGGGCGGCGGTATAACCCGTTCCCGGGTGATCCTGATGGCCGGTCATGGCCGTAGTGCTGTTGTCCAGGATGATCAGGGTGCCCGTGCCGCCGTTATAGACCATGTCCAGGAGGCCGGTCATACCCGAGTGCAGGAAAGTAGAGTCACCAATAACCCCCACCACCCGGCGGGCAAACTCCGCTCCCCGGGCCTTCTCCAGGCCCATGGCCACCCCCAGGCTGGCCCCCATGCAGATGCAGGTATCCATGGCCTGGAGGGGCGGGGTGGCCCCCAGGGTGTAGCAACCGATATCACCGGCCACCACCAGCCGGAGTTTCTTCAGGACGTAAAAGACGCCGCGGTGGGGACAGCCGGGGCACATGAGGGGCGGCCGGCCGGGGAGATCTGCCGGCACTGCCGTAGCCGCCGCTTCCTTTACCGGCTCCGACCCGGCATCTTTGGTCCTTGCATCTATGGCCCTTTGAGCAAGGGCCGGAGCTGCTTCCCTGGCCGCCAGATCACCGGCTGCCTCGGTTTCGCTCAGCGCCGGTGTCGCTGGCCTCTCTGTCCCGGTCATTGGCCCGGCCGTTGGGGCCGTTCCCGCTAAAGCCGCTGCGGCCAGGTCCGGATCAACCAACCCCGGGTCCAGGTTCGCCACCTGCGCGCCCACCGTCCGGGCGACAATGATACTGCTCAATTCGTCTACCCGCGGTACCAGCTCCTTGCCGGTCACCGCCAGGCCCAGGGCCCGGAGCTGGTCTTCAATAAAAGGCTCCAGCTCCTCCACCACATAGCAAGTTTCCACTGCATTTACAAAACCACGCACTAGCTTTTCCGGTAAGGGATAGGTCAAGCCCAGCTTTAGTACCGAAACCCCCGGTAAAGCCTCTTTAACATACTGGTAGGCAATCCCCGCCGTAATTACACCCACGCGGCGATCGGCCCATTCCACCCGGTTTAAGGAGGTCGTTTCCGCATAAGCCAGGAGCTTTTGCCGCCGCTCCTCCACCACCCGGTGGCGGGCTTTACCAAATACCGGCAGCATGACGTACTTGGCCGGCTGCTTGACATAATCCCTGAGGGGTATTTCCCTGCGCTCACCCGATTCCACCGGGCTATAGGAATGGGCTATCCGCGTCGTCAGGCGCAGCATCACCGGAGTATCAAATTTCTCACCCAGGTCAAAGGCCAGTTTGGTCATATCCTTGACCTCCTGGCTGTCGGCCGGCTCCAGGCAGGGAATCTGGGCCATCCGGGCGTAAAAGCGGTTGTCCTGCTCGTTCTGGGAGCTAAAAAGCCCCGGGTCGTCGGCCGAAACCAGGACCAGGCCGGCGTTGACGCCGGTATAGGCCAGGGTCATCAGGGGGTCGGCGGCCACATTGACCCCCACGTGCTTCATGGCCGCCAGGGACCGGGCGCCGCCGATAGCCGCGCCGATGGCCACTTCCAGGGCGACTTTTTCATTGGGGGCCCATTCAGCATAAACTTCCGGGTACCGGGCCAGGGCCTCGATGATCTCCGTACTCGGCGTCCCCGGGTAAGCGGCGGCCACCCGCAACCCCGCCTCCCAGGCACCCCGCGCCAGGGCATGATTACCGATTAATAATTCCTGCACACTTCCACCTCTCCAATATTCGGGCCCGTATTAATCCGGGCCATCGCTTTATTTGTTTAAATTTCAATACCAAGGGCGAAGCATACAGCTACGCTGGCCTTAACATAATAATACACATGAAAATGGGCGTCAATGAGCAAAATAAAACCTGCTCTGGCAGCAGGTAAGCATATAGTGAACAACAGGCAACAGGCCTGACGCATGACAGGCAAAATAATCCTTGACACGCCCTCTAAAATGAGGGATAATTCTTTTTAAGAGGGGAACAATTATAACCGAAGTGACCTCTGGTGGCCCCACCAACCGGGGTTCATCGCAAGCCCTTGAAGTTGTTAGCGCAACTTCAAGGGCTTTTAACTACTTCCGCAGCATGGTAATGGCTATTACCAGAGTCAGAAGAGACAGCAGAGTTCCGATGATTTGAAGCATCTCGGATACTGTAATCACCGGCCCCACCTCCCTTCGGGTAATATCCCCCGGCAGGTAGGGCCTTTTTCTTCGGCGTTATTGTTCCCCAGCCATTATTCTACCTTATATCTTATAATTTGCCAATATTTTTTACGCCTATTTACCCCGCAAATCCACCACCCGCTGGGCCTTGCCTTCGCTGCGGGCGAGGCTGTGGGGTTCCACCAGGCGCACCCTGGCCTTCAGTTGCAGTACCGTGTGCAGGCGGTCCATGACCTTTTCCTCCAGTTCTTCCAGGTGGCGGTAACGGTCGCTGAAAAAGTCAGGATCTACCTCCACCCGCACCTCCAGCTCGTCGAGGTAGTTGCGCCGGCTGACGATGAGCTGGTAGTGGGGCGATACGCCGTCTACTTCCATGAGGACGCTCTCCACCTGGGAGGGGAAGACGTTGACGCCGCGGATAATGAGCATGTCGTCGGTGCGGCCGGTGATTTTGGCCAGGCGCGCCGTGGTGCGGCCGCAGCGGCAGGGGGCAAAATTCAGGGAGGAAATATCCCGGGTGCGGTAACGCAGCACCGGCAGGGCTTCCTTGGTCAGGGTGGTAATAACTACCTCCCCCTTGACCCCCGGCGGGCAAGGCTCGCCGGTAGCCGGGTCCAGGATTTCCACCAGGAAATGGTCTTCGGCCACGTGCTGGCCGTCCTGGTACTCGCATTCGCCGGACACGCCGGGTCCCATAACTTCCGACAGGCCGTAATTATCCGTGGCCAGCATCCCCCAGCGCCCCTCGATCTCTTTGAGCATCTCTCGGCTGGAGGCCTCACCGCCAAAGAGACCCAGGCGCACGGGGAGGGCCAGGGGATCAATGCCCTCCGCTGCCGCCACCTCGGCCAGGTGCAGAACATAAGAAGGTGTGCCCACAAGCACGGTGGTGCCGAAGTCGCGCATTAACATAATATGCCGCTTGGAATTGCCGGCCGAGGCCGGAACGACGGTGGCTCCCACCCGTTCCAGGCCGTAGTGGAGGCCGAAGCCGCCGGTAAAGAGGCCGTAACCGAAGACCACCTGGGCGACATCATCAGCAGTCACCCCGGCCAGGGAAACCAGCCGCGCCACCAGGTCCGTCCAGGTCTCCATGTCCCGCCGGGTATAACCTACCACCACCGGCCGGCCGGTGGTGCCGGAAGAGGCGTGGACCCGGACCACTTCCTTCAGAGGTACGGCGAATAAACCGTAGGGGTAATTCTGGCGGAAGTCCTCTTTGGTGGTCATGGGTAACAAACGCACGTCGGCCAGGCTGCGGATGTCAGATGGCCGGACACCACGAGCGTCCAGGGCCTGGCGGTAGAAAGGCACCCGCTCGTAGACCCTGGCTACCGTCTCCTGGAGGCGGGCCAGCTGCAAGGCCTCAATCTCCGCCCGGGGGCGGCACTCATTTGCCGAATCCCAGATCATCAGTCACCAGTCCTTTAGATGTTGCTGTACTCACCCTGCCGGAGCCAAAAACCCTGGCCAGGTGCTCCCGGGAAAAAGCTGGGGTGGCCAGGCTCACCAGGGGGACCACCCCCAGGGGGATGATCATGGCCAGGGAGCCGATGGTCGGGATAACGCCGCCGTCAAGGTGGTAGTAAAAAGATAAACCCAGGGATATAACCAGCCCGCTCAGGAGTCCCGCCCAGGCCCCGGCTCTGGTGGTTCGTGGCCAGTAGAGGCCGTAGAGGTAGGGCGCCAGGAAAGCCCCGGCCACCGTACCCCAGGAGAGGGACATGAGCACCAGAATAATAGTAGGCTTCAAGGCGATATAGACCGACAGGCCGATAAAGAAGACACACAGGAAGCGCAACAGGGCCATTACCGCCCGCCGCGATACGCCCGGCGCCGCCCCCTGCACCAGGTCGATGGCCACGGCCGAGCTGGAGACCAGCACCAGGGAGGCCAGGGTGGACATGGAGGCCGCCAGTACCAGCAAGAGCAGGAGAACTCCCACCCAGGGCGGCAGGTACTGATTGATAATCTGGGGCATGACCAGATCCGGGTTGGGCTTGCCGTTAAGTAAGGGCATCTGGTTATTAAAAAAGAGGCGGCCAAAGGCGCCGGTGAAATAAGCACCGGTAGCTATAATTAAGGCAAACAGGGTCGAAACCACTGTCGCCGGCCAGATGGAACGCTCATCCCTAATAGCGTAAAACTTCTGCACCATCTGGGGCAGGCCCCAGGGCCCCATGCTGGTGAGCAATACCAGGGAAAGAAGAGCGAACCAGTTAGGCCCCACCGGGGAAACCAGCTGTGGGTTAATAGCCGCCAGGCGGCTGATACCGGTCGTCAGCCCGCCCACCGGCGGTGCGGCCAGGACATAATATATCAGGACAAAGACACCGCCGATCATAATCAGGCCCTGGATAAAATCCGTCAGGGTGACGGCAATATACCCACCCAGGACCAGGTAGGCTGCCGTAAAAACAGCCATGGCGATCAGGGCTGTAGTAAAGTTAATATGAAAGACCTGCTCAAAGAGGTAGCTCAGGCCCATGTAAACCGAAGCCGAATAGGGGACCAGGAAGATAAAGATTATCAGCGCCCCGATTGTGCGCAGGGCCGGGCTGTCATAGCGCGCCGCCAGGAATTCGGGCATGGTCATGGCTTGCAAGCGCGCCGTCATCTGCCGGGTCGGCCGGGCCAGCACCTTCCAGGCCAGGAAGCTGCCGATAAAGGCGTTACCGATGACGATCCACAAATCCGAGAGGCCGAAGCCCCAGCCCACCTTGCCGGCGTAGCCAATAAAAATAACGGCGGAGAAGTAGGTCGTCCCGTAGGCGAAGGCCGATATCCAGGGGCCCACGGTCCGGTTACCCAGGAAAAACCCGCCGACATCCCGTGATTTTTTTAAACTGTAGAAACCAATAATAATAAGAGCAGCAAAATAGAGACTTAAAATAAAAAACTTCATCCTGCCGTCCTCCCATCCTGCCTGGAAGTTTTGTTGGGTTAACATATTCCACACCGGGGCTTAAAATCCTGCCAGGTTGATGGAATTTCCTTAATGCTATTATTTAGTCCTAAACTTCTGCAGCCGCGTGCACTCGAGCAAGTGGTCGAGAGTCTTCAAAGTAAAAACCTTGCCCCGCGTCGCCATCAACAGCTTCTTCATATCTTCTTTGCGGACGCCAAAACCACGGCCGGTACGTCGGGGTGTAAAGAAATGAAGCCATTGGTGGCTTGCTTAAGGGCCTCATAGGCCCTGGCAAAAACCGGATATTCAATAAACCCCCGGCCTTTGGGTATAACCATGAATTCAGATTCCAGGCAAGAAAAAACTACCTCCACATAGGTGTCCAGGTCAGCCTGTAATTCCTCCAGTGGGGCTTCAAAAGGATACTTCATCACTACCTGCTCCATATTCAGATTCACCTTCACATACGATGGCTTCGCGTCTGGTCTTCAGCTGCACGCCATTTTCCTCTAAATAAGCCTCGATAGCGCTGGCACCCCCCAGTTCATCAATCATCCTGGCAATCAGGGCGAACTTTTTGTCCCAGTTCAGACTTTTATCCCATGTCGCCCGCAAATACCAGACGGCCAGCCGGATTAAGTGGCCGTAAATAATGCAACGAGTATCTCCCCGGGTGACAGGCACCCCGCCCTTTTCCAGTTCCTCTAGTTCCTTCATGATTAAGGCCGCAATTTTCTCCGGTTCTCTCATCAGCAGGCGCCGGGAAATGACACCGGTAGTCCGGCAGATGAAAACCGTATCTATAATGGAAGAACCGGTACCGTTGATATGGATGGATGCCGCCATTTCCGCCGGGCAGGGTAAAGTAGCCGTACAGGCCAGGCCGG
Proteins encoded in this region:
- a CDS encoding sodium:solute symporter family transporter, with the protein product MKFFILSLYFAALIIIGFYSLKKSRDVGGFFLGNRTVGPWISAFAYGTTYFSAVIFIGYAGKVGWGFGLSDLWIVIGNAFIGSFLAWKVLARPTRQMTARLQAMTMPEFLAARYDSPALRTIGALIIFIFLVPYSASVYMGLSYLFEQVFHINFTTALIAMAVFTAAYLVLGGYIAVTLTDFIQGLIMIGGVFVLIYYVLAAPPVGGLTTGISRLAAINPQLVSPVGPNWFALLSLVLLTSMGPWGLPQMVQKFYAIRDERSIWPATVVSTLFALIIATGAYFTGAFGRLFFNNQMPLLNGKPNPDLVMPQIINQYLPPWVGVLLLLLVLAASMSTLASLVLVSSSAVAIDLVQGAAPGVSRRAVMALLRFLCVFFIGLSVYIALKPTIILVLMSLSWGTVAGAFLAPYLYGLYWPRTTRAGAWAGLLSGLVISLGLSFYYHLDGGVIPTIGSLAMIIPLGVVPLVSLATPAFSREHLARVFGSGRVSTATSKGLVTDDLGFGK
- a CDS encoding thiamine pyrophosphate-dependent enzyme; amino-acid sequence: MQELLIGNHALARGAWEAGLRVAAAYPGTPSTEIIEALARYPEVYAEWAPNEKVALEVAIGAAIGGARSLAAMKHVGVNVAADPLMTLAYTGVNAGLVLVSADDPGLFSSQNEQDNRFYARMAQIPCLEPADSQEVKDMTKLAFDLGEKFDTPVMLRLTTRIAHSYSPVESGERREIPLRDYVKQPAKYVMLPVFGKARHRVVEERRQKLLAYAETTSLNRVEWADRRVGVITAGIAYQYVKEALPGVSVLKLGLTYPLPEKLVRGFVNAVETCYVVEELEPFIEDQLRALGLAVTGKELVPRVDELSSIIVARTVGAQVANLDPGLVDPDLAAAALAGTAPTAGPMTGTERPATPALSETEAAGDLAAREAAPALAQRAIDARTKDAGSEPVKEAAATAVPADLPGRPPLMCPGCPHRGVFYVLKKLRLVVAGDIGCYTLGATPPLQAMDTCICMGASLGVAMGLEKARGAEFARRVVGVIGDSTFLHSGMTGLLDMVYNGGTGTLIILDNSTTAMTGHQDHPGTGYTAAHQPAPKADLEQIARGLGVRRVQVVDSYDLEAVERAIQEETAAREPSVIIARQPCALLKKEKEAVYTVDPEACLACRYCLDLGCPALSFNGEQAVIDLVQCNGCGLCARVCPAEAIRKAGEEDA
- a CDS encoding phenylacetate--CoA ligase family protein, yielding MIWDSANECRPRAEIEALQLARLQETVARVYERVPFYRQALDARGVRPSDIRSLADVRLLPMTTKEDFRQNYPYGLFAVPLKEVVRVHASSGTTGRPVVVGYTRRDMETWTDLVARLVSLAGVTADDVAQVVFGYGLFTGGFGLHYGLERVGATVVPASAGNSKRHIMLMRDFGTTVLVGTPSYVLHLAEVAAAEGIDPLALPVRLGLFGGEASSREMLKEIEGRWGMLATDNYGLSEVMGPGVSGECEYQDGQHVAEDHFLVEILDPATGEPCPPGVKGEVVITTLTKEALPVLRYRTRDISSLNFAPCRCGRTTARLAKITGRTDDMLIIRGVNVFPSQVESVLMEVDGVSPHYQLIVSRRNYLDELEVRVEVDPDFFSDRYRHLEELEEKVMDRLHTVLQLKARVRLVEPHSLARSEGKAQRVVDLRGK
- a CDS encoding indolepyruvate oxidoreductase subunit beta; this encodes MPEDVINVLLVGVGGQGTILAGRVLSRAALSLGGEVKVSDIHGMAQRGGSVVTQVRFGPRVFAPVMAPGTADFMVAFEKLEARRWLPYLRADGWLIVNDQELPPLPVLTGAATYPEDLVGEMGRLVKHTLALDALDLARRAGNVKAVNMVLMGALARRLPISRAAWEAALASSVPGRFLEVNKKAFQLGWEEGA